A region from the uncultured Draconibacterium sp. genome encodes:
- the galB gene encoding beta-galactosidase GalB, whose amino-acid sequence MKMKIYLIVVLSQFVFAACSKPENARVTADFNDGWKFLLSDDSLAFQMNYDDSDWRELNLPHDWSIEGEFSNEHPAGNAGGALPGGIGWYRKSFKLEDVDSGKHIFIEFDGIYQNSEVWINGEFLGERPYGYSAFQYDLTPYLKFGEAVNVIAVRVDNSLQPNSRWYTGSGIYRNVWLVKTGQTHVKHWGTFVQPPEVSAKKAIVEMEISLENASGELSSIETIICNSQGEELAKAKNVTGEKIVQRFEIENPALWSVEEPNMYLAKTAVYVKGELCDNYETPFGIRRFYFDAEKGFFLNGESLKLHGVNHHHDMGALGAAVNVRAMERQLEIYKEMGVNAIRMAHNPPARELLDLCDKMGFLVMDEAFDMWAKKKNKYDYHLHWDEWHKRDLEAMVLRDRNHPSIFAWSVGNEIREQFDSTGTSIAKELVAIVKSLDTTRPVTCALTEQDPAKNFIYQSKALDLISFNYKHREYLDFPKNYPGEKMLASENMSALSTRGHYDMPSDEDRIWPPAYNVEFDGNPDFTVSAYDHVYAYWGSTHEDTWNVISNNDFISGMFIWSGFDYLGEPVPYPWPARSSYYGVIDLTGFPKDSYYLYQSLWTDEPMLHLFPHWNWNEGQDVDVWAYYNKADEVELFVNGISQGVQKTTEGKYHAMWRVSYKPGNIIAVSRKEGKVVLEKEIKTAEKAAKIKLVADRSIIKADGKDLSFISVEITDQNGIMVPDADNLVNFEVSGAGFIAGVDNGYQASHEAFKATHRKAFNGKCLLIVQSTGQSGTITITAKSGELEEKILTLKAVQ is encoded by the coding sequence ATGAAGATGAAAATATATTTAATAGTTGTTTTAAGCCAATTTGTTTTTGCAGCTTGTTCGAAACCCGAAAATGCAAGAGTTACAGCTGATTTTAACGACGGCTGGAAATTTTTGTTAAGTGATGATTCGCTGGCTTTTCAAATGAATTATGATGACTCAGACTGGCGTGAACTTAACCTTCCGCACGACTGGAGCATCGAAGGAGAATTCAGTAACGAGCACCCTGCCGGAAATGCCGGAGGTGCATTACCCGGAGGAATTGGCTGGTACCGCAAATCTTTCAAACTGGAGGACGTAGATAGCGGAAAGCATATTTTCATCGAATTTGATGGCATTTATCAAAACAGCGAAGTTTGGATTAACGGCGAGTTTCTGGGGGAGCGCCCATACGGTTACAGTGCCTTTCAATACGACCTAACTCCATATTTAAAATTTGGTGAAGCCGTCAATGTTATCGCCGTGCGGGTCGATAATTCCTTGCAGCCCAACTCGCGCTGGTACACCGGCTCCGGAATTTATCGCAATGTATGGCTGGTAAAAACCGGGCAAACCCACGTAAAACACTGGGGTACTTTTGTTCAGCCCCCTGAGGTTTCGGCAAAAAAAGCTATTGTTGAAATGGAAATTTCGCTTGAAAATGCAAGCGGAGAATTGAGCTCTATTGAAACCATAATTTGCAATAGCCAGGGCGAGGAACTTGCAAAAGCAAAAAATGTTACCGGTGAAAAAATAGTTCAGCGTTTTGAAATTGAAAACCCGGCACTTTGGTCGGTGGAGGAACCCAATATGTACCTGGCCAAAACGGCCGTTTATGTTAAGGGCGAACTTTGCGATAATTACGAAACACCTTTTGGTATAAGACGTTTTTATTTTGATGCAGAAAAAGGTTTTTTCCTGAACGGAGAATCGCTTAAGCTGCACGGAGTAAACCACCACCACGATATGGGGGCACTTGGCGCTGCTGTAAATGTTCGTGCCATGGAGCGCCAGCTTGAAATCTATAAAGAAATGGGGGTTAATGCCATTCGGATGGCACATAATCCTCCTGCACGCGAATTGCTTGATTTGTGCGATAAAATGGGTTTCCTGGTGATGGATGAGGCTTTTGACATGTGGGCGAAAAAGAAAAATAAATACGATTACCACCTGCATTGGGACGAATGGCATAAACGCGACCTTGAAGCAATGGTGCTTAGAGATCGTAATCATCCATCGATTTTTGCGTGGTCGGTTGGAAACGAAATTCGCGAACAGTTTGACAGCACCGGAACAAGCATCGCAAAGGAGCTGGTTGCTATTGTAAAATCATTGGACACAACGCGCCCGGTAACCTGCGCCCTCACCGAGCAGGATCCGGCAAAAAACTTTATCTACCAATCAAAAGCACTCGATTTAATCAGTTTTAATTACAAACACAGGGAATACCTTGATTTTCCTAAAAATTATCCGGGCGAAAAAATGCTGGCCTCCGAAAATATGTCGGCGCTTTCCACCCGCGGACATTACGATATGCCATCAGATGAAGACAGAATCTGGCCTCCGGCATATAATGTTGAATTTGATGGGAATCCTGATTTTACCGTTTCGGCCTATGATCATGTTTACGCCTATTGGGGCTCAACACACGAAGATACCTGGAACGTGATTTCGAATAACGACTTCATTAGTGGCATGTTTATCTGGTCGGGTTTCGATTACCTGGGCGAACCGGTACCTTATCCATGGCCGGCGCGCAGTTCGTACTACGGTGTTATCGATTTGACCGGTTTCCCCAAAGACTCTTATTACCTGTACCAAAGCTTATGGACCGATGAGCCCATGTTGCATTTGTTTCCGCACTGGAATTGGAATGAAGGACAAGATGTGGATGTTTGGGCGTATTACAACAAGGCTGATGAGGTGGAGCTTTTTGTAAACGGCATCTCGCAGGGAGTTCAGAAAACAACCGAGGGGAAATACCATGCCATGTGGCGGGTAAGCTATAAGCCGGGAAACATTATAGCCGTATCGCGAAAAGAGGGAAAGGTAGTTTTGGAGAAAGAAATAAAGACTGCTGAAAAAGCAGCTAAAATAAAATTGGTGGCTGATAGAAGCATTATAAAAGCCGATGGAAAAGACCTCTCGTTTATAAGCGTAGAGATTACCGATCAAAACGGAATAATGGTTCCGGATGCCGATAATTTGGTAAATTTTGAAGTAAGTGGCGCCGGTTTTATTGCCGGAGTTGACAATGGTTACCAGGCCAGCCACGAAGCTTTTAAAGCCACACACCGAAAAGCTTTTAACGGAAAATGCTTGTTAATTGTGCAGTCAACCGGCCAGAGCGGAACAATTACAATTACGGCAAAATCGGGAGAATTAGAGGAGAAAATACTAACACTTAAAGCCGTTCAATAA
- a CDS encoding MFS transporter produces the protein MNNATTKIGNYRWRIVVLLFFATTINYIDRQVLGILAPELQELFNWSESDYGFIIMAFQIAYAIGLLTTGSILDRIGTKRGFSIAIVLWSIAGMAHAAARSVFGFALSRFALGIGESANFPAAVKTVAEWFPKKERALATGIFNSGPNVGAIVTPLLIPLIALAWGWQWAFVITGALGFVWLLFWMYTYKRPEKNEKLSDAERAYILQDGEEPVQQSIPWRKIIGHKQTLGICLARFVTDPIWWFFLYWLPKFLNSNYGIDLTNIGLPLVTIYVISIGGSILGGWISSQLINKGKNPVAARKVTILLMAVLVVPIYFVSGISNMWLAVLFIAMAAFAHQGYAANIFTIVSDIYPKNAVGSMVGLSGFAGAIGGVLFSAAVGLILEFTGSYHVVFGIASLAYLVCWLVLKLFVPDNRVIRIEP, from the coding sequence ATGAACAACGCAACAACAAAAATAGGAAATTACCGCTGGCGAATTGTAGTGCTGCTGTTTTTTGCCACTACTATAAATTACATCGACCGCCAGGTGCTCGGTATTCTAGCGCCTGAATTACAGGAGCTTTTTAACTGGTCAGAATCCGATTATGGTTTTATTATTATGGCCTTTCAAATTGCCTACGCCATTGGTTTGCTAACCACCGGCTCCATTCTCGATCGCATTGGAACCAAACGCGGATTTTCAATTGCCATTGTTTTGTGGAGCATTGCCGGAATGGCGCATGCGGCTGCCCGCAGTGTATTTGGTTTTGCCCTATCGCGATTTGCTTTGGGTATTGGCGAATCTGCCAATTTCCCGGCAGCTGTTAAAACGGTAGCCGAATGGTTTCCTAAAAAGGAACGGGCACTGGCTACGGGTATTTTTAACTCGGGGCCAAATGTTGGCGCCATTGTTACCCCCTTGCTAATTCCATTAATTGCGCTGGCATGGGGCTGGCAATGGGCCTTTGTAATTACCGGTGCGCTGGGGTTTGTTTGGCTGCTTTTTTGGATGTATACCTACAAACGCCCTGAAAAAAACGAAAAACTGAGCGATGCTGAACGCGCTTATATTTTGCAGGATGGCGAAGAGCCGGTACAGCAATCTATCCCATGGCGTAAAATAATTGGCCATAAGCAAACGCTGGGTATTTGTTTGGCGCGTTTTGTTACCGATCCAATCTGGTGGTTTTTTCTGTATTGGTTGCCCAAGTTTTTAAACTCGAATTATGGCATCGATCTTACCAATATTGGTTTGCCGCTGGTTACTATTTACGTCATCTCTATCGGTGGATCGATTCTTGGAGGGTGGATTTCTTCGCAACTCATAAACAAAGGAAAGAATCCGGTGGCAGCGCGAAAAGTAACTATTTTGCTAATGGCTGTTTTAGTGGTGCCTATCTACTTTGTTTCCGGTATATCAAACATGTGGCTGGCCGTGCTTTTTATTGCCATGGCTGCTTTTGCACACCAGGGGTATGCCGCCAATATTTTTACCATCGTTTCTGATATTTATCCGAAAAATGCAGTAGGCTCAATGGTTGGATTATCGGGTTTTGCAGGCGCAATTGGCGGAGTGTTGTTTTCGGCAGCAGTAGGGCTGATTCTTGAATTTACAGGTAGTTATCATGTAGTATTCGGAATTGCCAGTTTAGCTTACCTGGTGTGTTGGCTGGTATTGAAACTATTTGTTCCGGATAACCGGGTAATTAGAATTGAACCTTAA
- a CDS encoding uroporphyrinogen decarboxylase family protein yields the protein MKKFNTALADSQASAVVPVKPKNFDFDQYENYASALNQKCADFWMSETGVLVYRRMRVAECFSFGCRNKELSLELQLGALLKSMEYKADVPNFLEPWYGIGTIASAYGNEYIWKEGNAPALKAQFNSLDEVMAYQPKSVTKTSIGKHTLNMIEYFMDKTKGRLPVSFTDSQSPLNIVAHLLPLDQFFIEVLMNPEKVQELFNILAELSVEFNREQKKLIGDALVFPGHGFSSSVAWQGLGLSDDNAIMIAPEQYTELAVPSAKKICDPYGGVVFHSCGDWSNWIDAVLKIDGLKMADAAFSPQTDPGATNNLEAFHAFANTGIVLNARIVGDLETIEEQVKRLWVPGMKLIVVTYCETPEEQQIAWQRINEICS from the coding sequence ATGAAAAAATTTAATACAGCATTAGCCGATTCGCAAGCCAGTGCGGTTGTGCCAGTAAAACCTAAAAATTTTGATTTCGACCAGTACGAAAACTATGCCTCTGCTTTAAACCAAAAGTGTGCCGATTTTTGGATGTCTGAAACCGGTGTTTTGGTCTATCGCCGTATGCGTGTGGCCGAATGTTTTTCGTTTGGCTGTCGGAACAAAGAGCTTTCGCTTGAATTGCAGTTGGGGGCGCTGTTAAAGAGTATGGAATACAAGGCCGATGTCCCTAATTTTTTAGAACCCTGGTATGGTATTGGAACAATTGCGAGTGCTTATGGAAACGAGTATATTTGGAAAGAAGGAAATGCACCTGCCCTTAAAGCACAGTTCAATTCGCTTGATGAAGTGATGGCATATCAGCCAAAATCGGTAACAAAAACAAGCATTGGCAAACATACCCTCAATATGATTGAGTATTTTATGGACAAAACAAAAGGCCGTCTTCCGGTTTCTTTTACCGATTCACAATCGCCACTAAATATTGTGGCACACCTGCTTCCGCTCGATCAGTTTTTTATTGAGGTATTGATGAATCCTGAAAAAGTGCAGGAGTTGTTTAATATTCTTGCCGAGCTTTCTGTTGAATTTAATCGAGAGCAGAAAAAATTAATAGGCGATGCACTGGTTTTTCCGGGACATGGTTTTTCATCATCAGTAGCCTGGCAAGGATTGGGACTTAGCGATGACAATGCGATAATGATTGCGCCCGAACAATACACTGAACTGGCTGTACCTTCAGCAAAAAAGATTTGCGATCCATACGGAGGTGTGGTTTTTCATTCGTGTGGCGATTGGTCGAATTGGATTGATGCAGTGCTAAAAATAGACGGATTAAAAATGGCCGATGCAGCTTTTTCGCCTCAAACCGATCCTGGAGCAACTAACAACCTGGAGGCTTTTCATGCTTTTGCAAATACAGGAATTGTGCTAAATGCACGAATCGTTGGAGATTTGGAAACCATTGAAGAACAGGTGAAACGATTGTGGGTGCCCGGTATGAAATTGATAGTTGTTACCTATTGCGAAACGCCCGAAGAGCAGCAAATAGCCTGGCAACGAATAAATGAAATCTGTAGCTAA
- a CDS encoding malectin domain-containing carbohydrate-binding protein yields MRKNLIKQYREKSRKLAIFLVAGLLLFGCEKQDKIRLVKSLNSDWLTVANDTNKLAFQGFHEKDFNTQNWQPVDVPHNWDDYGGYRRLRHGNRHGYAWYRKTFTVENANSAKRYFLFFEGVGSYATVWLNGDSIGYHAGGRTTFTLDATPYINFEGENLLAVRADHPSDIRDLPWVCGGCSPEWGFCEGSQPMGIFRPVHLVETAPVRVQPFGVHIWNDNTINAAEATLNLTTELKNYNNNPGKVTVKNILLDKTGKTIAVAETEVELEAGQSHTIKQTFEKIENPQLWSLEDPYLYTVESCIFANGKCVDKVSTPYGIRTIKWDIFGENPSNRFYLNDKPVFINGTAEYEHMFGQGHAFFYEQIKARVEQVKAMGYNAFRDGHQPHNLRYQNAWDRSGILWWPQMSAHIWFDNPEFRKNFKSLLTDWVKERRNSPSIILWGLENESTLPEGFAKECTELIRKLDPTTSTQRLVTTCNGGSGTDWNVIQNWSGTYGGDPENYANELSEQLLNGEYGAWRSIDLHTEGEFNQKGIYSEDRFNLLMESKIRLGEQAADKSCGQFHWLLTSHDNPGRTQSGEGLRDIDRMGPVNYKGALSIWGEPLDVFYLYRANYAPKETEPMVYIVSHTWPDRWTKFGIKSGIRLFTNCDEVELFNGLKTNSLGRKKRGPVGTHIVFNEVNIQQNMLYAVGYVNGKEVATDVVLVNHLPKAENIEDLSGDIQPLTNDAYNYLYRVNCGGGDYTDAAGNVWMADVHRTDEKSWGSKSWTDDYDGLPAFYGSQRSTNDPIKGTNEWPLIQTFRYGRHKLSYHFPLPDGKYKLELFFAEPWYGTGGGMNCDDWRVFDVSVNDQVVINDLDIWEEAGHDNLLKKTIDADISGGELKISFPQVKAGQAVISAIAISSANRALKPAKASERLISTLNGKNDEWQAKTWLTTGCRQFNNKQACFSSLAPELYATEWIQGPAVIKPSQALPSFVLSAKAQVFIGIDTCMAHQPGWLKNWVPLEKYLTTTFNESSTYQLYKKQFEKGVEVQLEKLSEVEFNMYPVMVAPATLLDDPIDLRETTTWQAEDGKALGAARIISHLEKECLYTPGSRGTMGVIFQVGLASKYGLHFRYINLSGDELNADVKIIAADGRVMWAGEWTFPATPDKWKSYRTDTQTTINAGTYTIEITPKGEGDFYVDWLKVQ; encoded by the coding sequence ATGAGAAAGAATTTAATCAAACAATATCGGGAAAAAAGCAGGAAGCTGGCCATTTTTTTAGTGGCCGGCTTACTGCTTTTTGGGTGCGAAAAGCAAGATAAAATAAGGCTTGTAAAAAGCCTGAACAGCGACTGGCTTACAGTCGCAAACGATACAAACAAACTGGCTTTTCAGGGCTTTCATGAAAAAGATTTCAATACACAAAACTGGCAGCCAGTAGATGTTCCGCACAACTGGGACGACTATGGTGGCTACCGGCGTTTGCGCCACGGAAACCGCCATGGCTACGCCTGGTATCGCAAAACATTTACAGTTGAAAATGCCAATTCGGCAAAGCGATATTTTCTGTTTTTCGAAGGAGTGGGCTCGTATGCAACGGTGTGGTTAAATGGCGATTCTATAGGTTACCACGCCGGGGGCAGAACCACTTTTACTCTTGATGCAACTCCATACATCAATTTTGAAGGTGAAAATTTATTGGCAGTTCGGGCCGATCATCCTTCTGATATAAGAGATTTACCGTGGGTGTGTGGTGGTTGTAGTCCCGAATGGGGATTTTGCGAAGGCAGCCAGCCAATGGGCATTTTCAGGCCCGTGCATTTAGTGGAAACCGCTCCGGTGCGTGTTCAACCTTTTGGGGTGCACATTTGGAACGACAATACAATTAATGCTGCCGAAGCAACCCTAAATCTTACAACTGAACTTAAAAATTATAACAACAACCCGGGAAAAGTAACAGTGAAAAACATACTTCTGGATAAAACTGGTAAAACAATCGCTGTTGCAGAAACGGAAGTTGAACTGGAAGCCGGGCAATCACATACCATTAAACAGACCTTTGAAAAGATTGAAAATCCACAGCTTTGGTCGCTGGAGGATCCTTACCTATACACCGTTGAATCCTGCATTTTTGCAAATGGGAAATGTGTGGATAAAGTAAGTACGCCCTATGGTATCCGAACGATTAAGTGGGACATTTTTGGTGAAAATCCATCCAACCGGTTTTATTTAAACGATAAGCCTGTTTTTATTAACGGAACTGCCGAGTATGAGCACATGTTTGGACAGGGGCACGCGTTTTTTTACGAACAAATAAAAGCCCGGGTTGAGCAGGTAAAAGCAATGGGCTACAATGCTTTTCGAGATGGGCATCAGCCTCACAACCTGCGCTACCAAAATGCATGGGATAGATCGGGTATACTTTGGTGGCCACAAATGTCGGCGCATATCTGGTTCGATAATCCGGAGTTCAGAAAAAACTTTAAGTCGCTGTTAACCGATTGGGTAAAAGAGCGTCGCAACAGTCCGTCGATAATACTTTGGGGACTTGAAAATGAAAGCACCCTACCTGAAGGTTTTGCAAAAGAGTGTACAGAACTTATTCGTAAGCTCGATCCAACAACATCAACGCAACGCCTGGTAACCACCTGTAACGGTGGCTCGGGTACCGACTGGAATGTGATTCAAAACTGGTCGGGAACTTATGGTGGCGATCCTGAAAATTATGCCAACGAACTTTCGGAGCAATTGTTGAATGGTGAATATGGAGCCTGGAGAAGCATTGATTTGCATACGGAAGGTGAGTTTAATCAGAAAGGGATTTACAGCGAAGATCGTTTTAACTTGCTGATGGAATCAAAAATAAGGCTTGGCGAACAGGCTGCTGATAAAAGTTGCGGACAGTTTCATTGGCTGTTAACTTCGCACGACAATCCCGGGCGTACACAAAGTGGCGAAGGATTGCGCGATATCGACCGCATGGGACCGGTAAATTACAAAGGCGCGCTAAGCATTTGGGGCGAACCGCTCGATGTGTTTTACCTGTACCGAGCCAATTATGCACCCAAAGAAACCGAACCAATGGTGTACATTGTATCGCATACCTGGCCCGACAGGTGGACAAAGTTCGGAATAAAAAGCGGAATACGACTATTTACGAATTGCGACGAAGTGGAGCTTTTTAATGGCTTAAAAACCAATTCGCTTGGCCGGAAAAAACGAGGACCTGTTGGAACGCATATTGTTTTTAATGAGGTGAACATACAGCAAAATATGCTATACGCCGTTGGCTATGTAAACGGTAAAGAAGTTGCTACCGATGTGGTGCTGGTAAACCATCTGCCTAAGGCCGAAAATATTGAAGACTTGTCAGGAGACATACAGCCCTTAACCAATGATGCGTACAATTACCTTTACCGGGTAAATTGTGGAGGCGGTGATTACACCGATGCCGCAGGAAACGTGTGGATGGCTGACGTTCATCGAACGGATGAAAAATCATGGGGATCAAAATCATGGACGGACGATTATGACGGATTACCCGCATTTTACGGCAGCCAGCGCTCTACCAACGATCCAATTAAAGGAACCAATGAGTGGCCATTGATTCAAACTTTTCGTTATGGCCGCCATAAGCTGAGCTATCATTTTCCTCTGCCGGATGGCAAGTATAAACTCGAGTTGTTTTTTGCCGAACCCTGGTACGGAACGGGAGGTGGAATGAATTGCGACGACTGGCGCGTTTTTGATGTGTCGGTGAATGATCAGGTTGTGATAAATGACCTTGATATTTGGGAAGAAGCCGGACACGATAACTTGTTGAAAAAAACCATTGACGCTGATATAAGCGGAGGAGAACTGAAGATCTCATTCCCGCAGGTAAAAGCCGGGCAGGCTGTAATTTCTGCTATTGCCATTTCTTCTGCCAATCGTGCACTAAAACCGGCTAAAGCATCCGAACGATTGATTTCCACATTGAATGGCAAGAACGACGAGTGGCAAGCGAAAACGTGGTTAACCACTGGCTGCCGTCAGTTTAATAATAAACAGGCCTGTTTTAGTAGCTTAGCACCCGAGTTGTATGCAACAGAATGGATTCAGGGGCCGGCTGTAATTAAACCATCACAAGCTTTGCCTTCATTTGTATTATCAGCAAAAGCACAGGTTTTTATTGGCATTGATACATGCATGGCACATCAACCTGGTTGGCTAAAAAACTGGGTGCCGCTGGAAAAATACCTTACCACAACCTTCAACGAATCAAGCACCTATCAGCTCTATAAAAAGCAGTTTGAGAAAGGGGTTGAGGTGCAGCTTGAAAAACTGTCGGAGGTAGAATTTAATATGTATCCTGTTATGGTTGCTCCCGCAACTTTGCTCGACGACCCTATTGATTTGCGTGAAACAACTACCTGGCAGGCCGAAGACGGAAAAGCCCTGGGAGCGGCAAGAATTATCAGCCATCTGGAAAAAGAATGTTTGTACACTCCGGGAAGTAGAGGAACCATGGGGGTGATTTTTCAGGTGGGACTGGCTTCGAAATATGGTTTGCATTTCCGCTACATTAACCTTTCGGGTGATGAATTGAATGCTGATGTGAAAATTATTGCTGCCGATGGGCGTGTAATGTGGGCCGGAGAATGGACTTTCCCGGCAACTCCCGATAAATGGAAAAGCTACCGAACCGATACGCAAACAACGATAAACGCAGGGACGTATACCATTGAGATTACACCAAAAGGCGAAGGCGATTTTTATGTGGATTGGCTAAAAGTACAGTAA